One segment of Panthera leo isolate Ple1 chromosome A3, P.leo_Ple1_pat1.1, whole genome shotgun sequence DNA contains the following:
- the LOC122215896 gene encoding ral guanine nucleotide dissociation stimulator-like isoform X1, with protein sequence MACFPAHLPRVTLENKMFCCCIPIFRICGLKKAQSEKPLCHCRHQLSPHLRSCWSFGRRRSQNFTQDIFEEMVHGFNYCSALDKCQVQKDTKNQRCSEESTLSLDEACTMLKLKEGTMENFLQSLLQSPFQDRNISNITTIFCIYQVFPMAQLVLGQQFKSTLSPILSTWPDQKFQDTWQSLNFTSFKVKTAYVDMKLHDWDLKNHTALILVHQETLEPTEAESDVPAPGLLPVAEPEKGSTMELETAPVMFQPSPQASEPASPPSAVPELEQVLTSSSAYVPGPQLQSAQSSALLRILTPALKIETEPTPAPEPSCHGHVTPKNQLNEEKPSLMDFPPKLVAEQLTYIDAELFKKVLPHQCLGSIWSKRNKPGNEHLAPTVCATVTQFNSVVNCVITTCLGNPRMIAQDRAMVVEHWIKVAKACQIMRNYSSLHAILSALQSASIYRLKKTWEKVSRKSFQKFKKLCTEDNPQRRELFLKEWPSKWATLMMSLQRAQKRLQKKGVVPFLGTFLTDMVMLDTAMEDYLKGDEINHKKKTKEYKVMKEIMLLQVAADNYTLEPKEQFRAWFQAVERLSEDESYILSCQLEPQS encoded by the exons ATGGCCTGCTTTCCAGCTCACTTGCCCAGAGTCACTCTAGAGAACAAAATGTTCTGTTGCTGTATCCCCATTTTCAGGATATGTGGGCTTAAGAAAGCCCAGAGTGAGAAACCTTTATGTCACTGTAGACATCAGCTCAGCCCTCATCTCCGAAGCTGTTGGTCATTTGGCAGGAGGCGCTCACAG AACTTCACCCAAGATATCTTTGAGGAGATGGTCCATGGCTTCAACTACTGCAGCGCCCTAGATAAGTGTCAGGTGCAGAAGGATACCAAGAATCAGCGCTGCTCTGAG GAATCAACCCTGTCCCTGGATGAGGCCTGTACAATGCTGAAGCTCAAGGAAGGCACAATGGAAAATTTTTTACAGTCCCTGCTACAATCACCTTTCCAGGATAGAAACATCTCAAACATCACAACCATTTTCTGCATATACCAGGTGTTCCCCATGGCCCAATTAGTCCTGGGACAGCAGTTCAAAAG CACCCTCTCTCCCATCTTGAGTACATGGCCTGACCAGAAATTTCAGGATACCTGGCAGTCTCTGAATTTTACCAGTTTCAAAGTAAAGACAGCCTATGTGGATATGAAGCTGCATGACTGGGACCTGAAGAACCACACCGCCCTTATCCTGGTGCATCAGGAAACTCTGGAGCCCACTGAGGCAGAGTCAGATG TGCCAGCCCCAGGGCTCCTTCCAGTTGCAGAGCCAGAAAAGGGGTCTACTATGGAACTAGAGACAGCGCCAGTTATGTTTCAACCATCACCTCAAGCGTCAGAGCCAGCATCACCTCCATCAGCTGTTCCAGAACTGGAACAAGTGTTAACATCTTCTTCAGCATATGTGCCAGGTCCACAGCTACAATCAGCTCAATCATCAGCTTTACTTAGAATTTTAACTCCAGCTCTAAAAATAGAGACAGAGCCAACTCCAGCGCCAGAGCCTTCCTGCCACGGGCATGTGACCCCAAAGAACCAGCTGAATGAGGAGAAACCCAGCCTCATGGACTTCCCTCCCAAGCTGGTGGCAGAGCAGCTAACCTACATAGATGCG GAGCTGTTCAAGAAGGTGCTGCCTCATCAGTGCCTGGGCTCCATCTGGTCCAAGCGGAATAAGCCTGGTAATGAGCACCTGGCACCCACAGTCTGTGCTACCGTCACCCAATTTAACAGTGTGGTCAACTGTGTCATCACCACCTGCCTTGGAAACCCAAGAATGATAGCCCAGGACAGGGCCATGGTGGTGGAGCACTGGATAAAGGTGGCCAAG gccTGTCAAATCATGCGGAACTACTCTTCACTGCATGCCATCCTCTCTGCTCTGCAGAGTGCCTCAATTTACCGTCTGAAGAAGACATGGGAGAAAGTTTCCAG GAAGagctttcaaaaatttaaaaagctgtgcACTGAAGATAACCCACAGAGAAGGGAACTGTTCCTGAAG GAGTGGCCATCTAAATGGGCCACCCTGATGATGAGCCTCCAGAGAGCCCAGAAAAGGCTGCAGAAGAAG GGTGTTGTCCCCTTCCTTGGCACTTTCCTCACTGACATGGTGATGCTGGACACTGCAATGGAGGACTATCTGAAG GGCGATGagatcaaccataagaaaaaaactaag GAATACAAAGTAATGAAAGAGATCATGCTCCTCCAGGTGGCTGCAGATAACTACACTCTAGAACCGAAGGAGCAGTTTAGAGCCTGGTTCCAGGCTGTGGAGCGACTCAGTGAGGATGAGAG CTACATCCTGTCCTGCCAGCTGGAGCCCCAATCCTAA
- the LOC122215896 gene encoding ral guanine nucleotide dissociation stimulator-like isoform X2, producing MVHGFNYCSALDKCQVQKDTKNQRCSEESTLSLDEACTMLKLKEGTMENFLQSLLQSPFQDRNISNITTIFCIYQVFPMAQLVLGQQFKSTLSPILSTWPDQKFQDTWQSLNFTSFKVKTAYVDMKLHDWDLKNHTALILVHQETLEPTEAESDVPAPGLLPVAEPEKGSTMELETAPVMFQPSPQASEPASPPSAVPELEQVLTSSSAYVPGPQLQSAQSSALLRILTPALKIETEPTPAPEPSCHGHVTPKNQLNEEKPSLMDFPPKLVAEQLTYIDAELFKKVLPHQCLGSIWSKRNKPGNEHLAPTVCATVTQFNSVVNCVITTCLGNPRMIAQDRAMVVEHWIKVAKACQIMRNYSSLHAILSALQSASIYRLKKTWEKVSRKSFQKFKKLCTEDNPQRRELFLKEWPSKWATLMMSLQRAQKRLQKKGVVPFLGTFLTDMVMLDTAMEDYLKGDEINHKKKTKEYKVMKEIMLLQVAADNYTLEPKEQFRAWFQAVERLSEDESYILSCQLEPQS from the exons ATGGTCCATGGCTTCAACTACTGCAGCGCCCTAGATAAGTGTCAGGTGCAGAAGGATACCAAGAATCAGCGCTGCTCTGAG GAATCAACCCTGTCCCTGGATGAGGCCTGTACAATGCTGAAGCTCAAGGAAGGCACAATGGAAAATTTTTTACAGTCCCTGCTACAATCACCTTTCCAGGATAGAAACATCTCAAACATCACAACCATTTTCTGCATATACCAGGTGTTCCCCATGGCCCAATTAGTCCTGGGACAGCAGTTCAAAAG CACCCTCTCTCCCATCTTGAGTACATGGCCTGACCAGAAATTTCAGGATACCTGGCAGTCTCTGAATTTTACCAGTTTCAAAGTAAAGACAGCCTATGTGGATATGAAGCTGCATGACTGGGACCTGAAGAACCACACCGCCCTTATCCTGGTGCATCAGGAAACTCTGGAGCCCACTGAGGCAGAGTCAGATG TGCCAGCCCCAGGGCTCCTTCCAGTTGCAGAGCCAGAAAAGGGGTCTACTATGGAACTAGAGACAGCGCCAGTTATGTTTCAACCATCACCTCAAGCGTCAGAGCCAGCATCACCTCCATCAGCTGTTCCAGAACTGGAACAAGTGTTAACATCTTCTTCAGCATATGTGCCAGGTCCACAGCTACAATCAGCTCAATCATCAGCTTTACTTAGAATTTTAACTCCAGCTCTAAAAATAGAGACAGAGCCAACTCCAGCGCCAGAGCCTTCCTGCCACGGGCATGTGACCCCAAAGAACCAGCTGAATGAGGAGAAACCCAGCCTCATGGACTTCCCTCCCAAGCTGGTGGCAGAGCAGCTAACCTACATAGATGCG GAGCTGTTCAAGAAGGTGCTGCCTCATCAGTGCCTGGGCTCCATCTGGTCCAAGCGGAATAAGCCTGGTAATGAGCACCTGGCACCCACAGTCTGTGCTACCGTCACCCAATTTAACAGTGTGGTCAACTGTGTCATCACCACCTGCCTTGGAAACCCAAGAATGATAGCCCAGGACAGGGCCATGGTGGTGGAGCACTGGATAAAGGTGGCCAAG gccTGTCAAATCATGCGGAACTACTCTTCACTGCATGCCATCCTCTCTGCTCTGCAGAGTGCCTCAATTTACCGTCTGAAGAAGACATGGGAGAAAGTTTCCAG GAAGagctttcaaaaatttaaaaagctgtgcACTGAAGATAACCCACAGAGAAGGGAACTGTTCCTGAAG GAGTGGCCATCTAAATGGGCCACCCTGATGATGAGCCTCCAGAGAGCCCAGAAAAGGCTGCAGAAGAAG GGTGTTGTCCCCTTCCTTGGCACTTTCCTCACTGACATGGTGATGCTGGACACTGCAATGGAGGACTATCTGAAG GGCGATGagatcaaccataagaaaaaaactaag GAATACAAAGTAATGAAAGAGATCATGCTCCTCCAGGTGGCTGCAGATAACTACACTCTAGAACCGAAGGAGCAGTTTAGAGCCTGGTTCCAGGCTGTGGAGCGACTCAGTGAGGATGAGAG CTACATCCTGTCCTGCCAGCTGGAGCCCCAATCCTAA